The uncultured Bacteroides sp. DNA segment TATTGATGATACGATCCTTATTCGCTTTTTGCTCTTCCATGTCAATGGTAGGCTCATTACTATTATCGTACTTCCTCATTAGTTCGAAAGTGGGGAAGTGATAGTTTTCCAAATCAAGTTTCGGATTATAAGGTTCTCTCTCCGGACCCTGATAAGCTTCATCGTCTTCATTGACAGCAGTCTCTATTTCAAAAACAGGACCTCCCTTCTTGGCTTCAGGCAATACATCAACCAACGTCTTTTCGAAAGTCATTCCCAAGGCCTCAGACACAACTTTCTTATCTTCAAATCGATCTTCATCATCAGGAGCCACAATCTCCATTTCCTTATGAAGCAAGTTTTGCTTAAACGTCTTGTCAACCGAAAAATCAACTGTCTGAGGTTGCGGATTGGTAAATTCCTGTTGGGGATTCTCATCCTCTGTCTCCACCTCCATCTTTTTCTCTTGCCTTTTGACAAAACTTAAACTCATCAACTTACGTATCCAAATGATGGTACGGGCACTCAGATAAATAAGAAAACAAATAGCCGTAACCAAAAGAATCATCCACACACCGGGTATCCCTACTTGAGAAATCAACCAGTTACTCACATTATATCCATGCATCCCACCAAAGTACACAAATGAATCTTTGTATTGGTCCATCAGCACAAAGCCAAAGAAGATAGAGAACCAAACTAATAACAAAGAACAACCGATGAACCATTTCCACAGACGAAACATGCGTACGCGCATCAGTTTCAAACCGGCCACTCCCAGAAAAACAAGAATAAAAAAGGAAGAAACGCCAAAGCAATCATTAATAAGATAACTTGCCAACTGAGCTCCACGAGAGCCGGCATAGTTCTTCACATGATTGTTCACTGAAGCAAGTTCTTGCGAACTTCCACCATCAATTATACTTTGATCTGCCGCTCCGGTGAAAAAGAAAGAAGAAAAGGCTAACAATAAATAGACAGAAAATATAACCAATATCAGTCCGATAACGAAGTGAATAGTTTCATTTTTGAAAAACAACACTATTTTATTGGACGAAGCCACATTTTGAGCTTCTCTTTCAGAGTTCTTTTTTGCCATGAATAGAATACTTAAACAACGAATTAAGATTGCAAACTTAGACAAAAATCTCCAATTACTAGCGCATTCAACAAAATAAAAGTAGAACTAAACAAGCTAATTTATAGCATTTATGTGTCATAAGACAATCATAAAAATGTATTACCGTTAATCAACAACAAAAAAACTTAATAATAAGAGTCTCAAAGTAACAGTTATATCGTTTTTCTTGTTACATTTGCGCAAGAAACTAAAACGCCTAAAAAAGTTTTCTGTCATTTATCACATATAAATTCATCCTCTGTTAATTTTTAGCTATTCTTGATAAACACAAGTAAAGGAGATTGCGTTATTATTTTTATGACAACTATTACAAAACTATACATTATAAGGTATGAAGACTAAGATTAACCGTTCCCTCACTATCAGAGTATTACAGATTAGTGTGATTGCTCTATGTATTTCATTGGCATCCTGCGGTAAGAAGCAGCAAGGAGGCATGGCAGGAGACCAGGAGTATGCAGTTAGAACTCTGCAGGCTACAAGTGTAGAACTCCAAAGTTCCTATCCTGCTTCAATTGAAGGTAAGCAAGATATTGAGATTAGACCTCAAGTTTCGGGATTTATCACTAAACTGGGTGTCGATGAAGGATCTGTCGTACGCAAAGGACAGATGCTATTTGTAATAGACCCTGTGCAGTACAAAGCTGCAGTGCAACAAGCCCAAGCGGCTGTAAATGTAGCAAAAGCGGCTGTGTCTACTGCTAAGTTAACAGCAAAGAATAAAAAAGATCTTTATGATCAAAAAATTATTGGTAGCTATGAACTTCAGATGGCTGAGAATGCATTGACAACACAAGAAGCAAATCTAAGTCAAGCGCAAGCACAATTGATCACTGCCCGCCAAAACCTCTCATTTACAAACGTTACGAGCCCATCTAACGGAGTTGTAGGATCCATTCCTTATCGCGTAGGTAGTTTAGTTAGTCCTTCTATCGCAACACCTCTTACTACGGTATCTAACATTGACGAGATGTACGTATACTTCTCTGTAACTGAGAGACAACTAATGGGCTTAACCCGCAAAAGTGGAAACACTGCTGAGATATTAAAGAGTTTCCCTCCTGTACAATTGAAGGTTGCAGACGGTTCTGTTTATAGTGAAGCAGGTAAGATTGAAACGGTAAGCGGAGTGATTGACCAATCAACCGGTTCGGTGAGTATGCGTGCTACATTCAAAAATCCGACTCATTTGCTAAAGAGTGGTGGTTCAGGTTCTGTAATCATCCCTTATAAATCAGATAATATTATTATGATTCCACAATCGGCAACAACTGAGGTTCAAGATAAGAAATATGTATTCGTTGTAGGTGCCGATAATAAAGTGGTCAACTCACTGGTTGAAGTAGCTGACTTGGACAATGGAACAGAATATCTGGTTACATCAGGACTTAAAGCAGGAGATCGTATTGTTGTTGAAGGTGTTTCTACATTACAAGACGGCATGCAAATCAAACCAATCACTGAAGCTCAATCGGCTACGAAGAAAGAACAAGCCGCTCAAATGGGTGCCGGACCTCGTCCAAAAAAGTAATTAGTTAATTAGTTAAGATATAATCATGAAATTAGATAAATTTATAAACCGCCCGGTATTATCCACGGTTATCTCTATCCTCATTGTGATATTGGGTATACTAGGATTAATATCCCTGCCCATCACCCAATACCCGGATATTGCCCCACCTACCATCGAGGTAAGCACATCCTATTCAGGAGCTGACGCACAGACTGTTCTGAACAGCGTGATCGCTCCGCTCGAGGAATCCATTAACGGTGTAGAGAACATGACCTACATGACCTCTACAGCAAGTAATAATGGTAGTGCTTCCATTACTGTTTATTTTAAACAGGGAACAGATCCTGATATGGCTGCTGTTAATGTACAGAATCGTGTCTCTTCCGCTACTAACCTGTTGCCTTCCGAGGTTGTTCAAGTAGGTGTTACTACAGAAAAAAGACAAAGTAGTATGTTGGTTATCTTCGGCGTGCATGGCACAGATAATCGATACAGTGAAGCGTTCTTGCAGAACTACACAGAGATTAATATTCTTCCCCTAATCAAACGTATTCCGGGTGTAGGTAGTGCCCAAGCATTTGGTGGAAGTACTTACTCTATGCGTATCTGGTTGAAACCGGACGTGATGAAACAATACAAATTGATTCCTAGCGATGTGACTGCCGCCCTCGCCGAGCAGAATATTGAAGCAGCGCCGGGCCAGTTTGGTGAAAGCGGAAATCAATCGTTCCAGTATGCCATGAGATACAAAGGACGTCTAAAAAATGTTACTGAATACGAGAATATCATTATTAAAGCGTCTGCAAATGGAGAGATGCTTCGTTTGAAGGATGTGGCAAGAGTCCAACTGGATGCCTTAAGCTATTCGTTTAAAACATCGGTGAACAACACTCCGGGTGTAGTTTGTGCGGTATACCAGACAGCCGGTTCAAATGCTACTGCAATCATCAAAGAAATACAGAAAACATTAAAAGAAGCTGAGAAAAATTTCCCTCCCGGAGTGAAATCCGACGAAATGATGAATACCAACGACTTTCTTTATGCTTCTATCGAAGAAGTTATCAAAACGTTGATCGAAGCATTTTTGCTGGTATTTATCGTGGTATATATCTTCTTACAAGACTTCCGTTCCACATTGGTTCCGGCTATTGCCGTTCCGGTGTCATTAATCGGAACGTTCTTCTTCCTCTATATATTCGGATTCAGTATCAACTTGTTGACACTCTTCGCCTTGGTACTGGCCATTGCCATAGTGGTCGATGACGCCATAGTGGTGGTGGAGGCGGTTCATGCCAAGTTGGACCAAGGATATAAATCGGCTCGTATCGCTTCTATTGACGCGATGAATGAAATCTCAGGTGCTATTGTCTCTATTACATTGGTAATGGCAGCAGTATTTATTCCGGTAACCTTTATGGGAGGTACATCAGGAGTATTCTATACGCAGTTTGGTATAACACTGGCCATCGCAATCTTTATCTCTGCTCTAAACGCATTGACATTGAGTCCGGCCTTGTGTGCTATCCTATTGAAACCACATAAAAACGAGGAAGGTAAAAAACTGAGTGTTATAGACCGTTTCCATCAATCATTCAATGCCGCTTACGATGTTACATTGAACAAATATAAGAAAGGTGTTCAGTTCTTTATTAAGCATAAATGGCTCTCTATCGGCACGGTAGTAACATCTGCAGCATTGCTTGCTATCCTCATGGTTAAAACACCAACCGGATTGGTACCAAATGAAGATACCGGAACATTCTTTATTACGGTAAGCTGTCCTCCGGGAAGCTCCCTGGAAAAAACGCAAGCTACCATGGGAGAAGTGGATAAACTATTAGCAGCAAACCCATTGGTTGAATTTAGAGCACAAATAATGGGCTACAGCTTTCTTGCGGGCCAAGGAAGTCCCTATGGAACATTTGTATGTAGAATGAAAGACTGGTCTGAAAGAGAAGGAAAAGGACAAGATGCTAATTCTGTAATAGGCCTGCTTTATGCCCAAACCGCAACTATAAAAGATGCTCAGATTCTTATTTTTGCACCTCCTATGATTTCAGGATTTAGTGCAACCAACGGTTTCGAATTCAGTGTGCAAGACAAGACAGGCGGAGACGTAAACAAATTCTTTGGTGTTACCCAGAATTTCCTGGCCAAACTAAAAGAACGACCTGAAATTGCGGCGGCCCAAAGTACATTCGACCCGCGTTTCCCACAATATATGATTGATGTAGACGTGGCCAAGTGTAAGAAGGCAGGTATTAGCCCCAGGGATGTGCTAACAACCCTTCAAGGTTACTATGGTGGCTTGTATGCATCTAACATAAATAAGTACGGTAAACTCTATCGTGTCATGATTCAAGCTGATGCTAATTATCGAACCAATCCGGAGGGTCTTAAAAATATCTATTTAAGAAATGGAAATGAAATGGCTCCGATAAGTGAATTCATGACGCTGACCAAGGTGTACGGTCCACAGAATATCAGCCGTTTCAACATGTTTACTTCAATGGGTGTAAACGGTTCCGCTGCGAATGGTTACAGTTCCGGTGATGCAATTAAGGCCATCCAAGAGGTAGCGGCAGAATCACTCCCGACAGGTTATGGCTATGAATTCGCCGCACTGACTCGTTCCGAGCAAAGTTCAAGCAATTCAACGGCAATCGTATTCGCTCTTTGTATCTTGTTTGTGTACTTTATCTTAAGTGCTCAATACGAAAGTTACATCCTACCGCTAACGGTTATTCTTTCATTGCCGTTTGGGTTGGCCGGAACATTCATCTTTGCCAACCTCATGGGTATAGAAAACAATATATATCTACAGATTGCGCTCATCATGCTCATCGGACTGCTCGCCAAGAATGCCATCCTGATTACAGAGTTCGCACTTGAACGAAGAAAGACGGGAATGGGAATAACTTGGAGTGCCGTACTTGCGGCCGCAGCTCGTCTTCGTCCTATCTTAATGACTTCTCTGGCTATGATTATCGGACTTTTGCCGCTGATGTTTGCTTCCGGAGTTGGTGCCAACGGCAATAGTTCATTGGGTACAGGTGCCGTAGGTGGTATGTTTGTGGGTATGATTTGCCAGATATTTATCGTTCCGATACTGTTCGTTATCTTCGAATCTATTCAGGAGAAAATCAAACCTCTTCATTGGGAAGATGGAGATCAGAAAGCTATTAGGGCAGAACTTGAACAATATACAAACCTACATAAGGAGGATAATAAAAAATGAAAAAACAGATAATATTTCTGATGTGTACAACTGCTCTATTCAGCAGTTGTCACATCTACAAATCATATGACCGCCCTGACATAAAGACAAGCGGGTTGTATCGAGATACAGCTTCTGTGAATGACACGCTGGCGGTGAGCGATACAGCTAACATGGGCAATCTGCCATGGAAAGAAGTGTTCACTGACCCTAAGCTACAATCATTGATTGAAATGGGTTTGAATAACAATACGAACCTGCTAACTGCAACATTAAAGGTGAGAGAGGCGGAGGCCATGTTGACTTCGGCAAAGCTCTCTTTCTTGCCTTCTTTTGCACTTGCACCGGAAGGAACAGTTGCTAGTTTTGACCATTCCAAGGCAACTCAAACCTATACATTACCTGTTGTTGCAAGTTGGGAGATAGATCTGTTTGGTAAATTGCTGAATGCCGAACGTGACCAAAAAGCAATTTTATTGCAAACAAAAGCCTATCAGCAAGCTGTGCGTACTAAGGTTATAGCCAATATAGCTAATACTTATTATACCTTACTGATGTTAGACCGTCAGTTGGATATTAGCACGCAAACAGCCGAAAACTGGAAGCATAGTGTAGAAATAACCAGAAAGTTAATGACGATTGGTGCTGTTAACGAATCGGGTATCGCCTCTACAGAAGCTAACTACTATAGTGTATTGGCTTCTCTACCCGAACTGCGCAGACAGATTCGTGAAACAGAAAACTCTCTTTCACTACTATTGGGACAGGTTCCACAAACGCTTGATCGCGGTAAGTTGGAAGAACAAATATTACCGACGCATTTAGCTACGGGAATTCCTGTACAGTTACTATCTAACCGTCCGGATGTAAGACAAAGCGAGATGGCACTGGCTAGTGCTTATTATAATACGAATAAGGCTCGTTCGGCTTTCTATCCAAGTCTTACCCTGACCGGATCTTTGGGATGGACAAACAGTGCCGGTGCGGCTATCATAAATCCAGGCAAGATGATTGCTTCCGCTGTAGGTTCACTTACACAACCACTCTTTGCAAAAGGAGCTTTGATAGCAAATTTAAAAGTTACTAAGGCACAACAGGAAGAGGCTTTACTAAGTTTCCAATATTCCTTGCTTAGTGCAGGAAGTGAAGTGAGCAACGCATTGGTACAATATCAATCGGCCACAGAAAGAAGTGGATTAGAAGAAAACCAGATTAAATCACTGGGAAGAGCTGTAGATTATACACAACAACTATTCTCTTTAGGATCTTCGACTTATCTGGAAGTACTTACCGCTCAGAAATCATTGCTTAGCGCTGAACTCTCAAAAGTATCTAACGACTTTAGCCGTATGCAAGCTGTTGTAAACCTCTACTACGCATTAGGCGGAGGAAGATAATGTTGAACCATAAAAAACAAGGATAAAATATGATTAGTCCACAAGCATTTATTGATCCCAGCGCAAAGATTGGGAAAAATGTAGAGATATATCCGTTTGCCTATATCGAAAAGAATGTAGAGATTGGTGACAACTGCATCATCATGCCTTATGTAAGTATAATGAGCGGTACCCGCTTGGGTGAAGGTAACTCCGTGTTTCAAAACACGGTACTAGGTGCTACGCCTCAGGATTTTAATTACACAGGCGAAGAAACCACTTTAATCATCGGACACAACAACGTGATTCGTGAGAATGTGGTAATAAACCGCGCTACCCATGCTAAGGATAAAACGGTTCTGGGGAATAACAATACGCTCTTTGAAGGAGTTCACCTCTCGCATGACAGTCATGTAGCTGATGATTGTTCCTTCGGTTATGGAGTAAAGGTTTCAGGAAACTGTACCATTGATTCGCATGCCATTCTGGGTAGTCAGGTAGTAGTGCAACAAGGTGCGCATGTGGCATCATGGACCTTGGTCAGAGGCGGTTGCCGTTTTAGCAAAGACATCCCTCCATTCATCGTAGTGGCAGGTAACCCTACGCACTATTATAGCGTTAACGAACTTGTACTTTCTCAAAATGGAATTCCTGAGCATATACAGAAGCACATAGCCAATGCATACAGACTTATCTATCAGGGAAACACCAGTATCTTTGATTCTTTGAAGAGAATTCACGAACAGGTTCCAATGAGCGAAGAGATTGAAGAAATCATCCGCTTCGTAGAAGTTTCGGAAGAAGGAAGAGGTATTATCAAGTAAATATTATAGTACTACAATTAGAAAAAGCCAACTAATCTACAACGGATTGGTTGGCTTTTCTATTTCAATACGGTCCTCTCGGGTACACGTGTTAATCATCCAAACTATTCGCTCAGCAGTTTAACAGCATCAACATATTGTGCAATGCCCTTAGCCACCGTCTTCGCTTCTTTCATTGCAAGGACAACGGTTTGTGGAGTATGCACCACATCACCACCGGCAAATACTCCTTTACGAGTCGTCATGCCATACGGCAACTCTTTTGTAATCACATAACCGTTTTCGTTGACTTCGATACCTAAAGAAGTAGAAACGATTCTGTTAGCAGGTTTTGAGCCAACAGCTATCAGTACACGATTCATCGGAATTAACTTCTCACCATCAGGATCCGATACTCGAATAGCCTTCAAGGTATTGTTTTCTCCAACAAATTCCAACGTATTTGTTTCCCATAGGAAGTTCACTCCTTCTTCTACAGCCTCGTTGTATTCTGTCTGCAAAGCAGGCATTTCCTCTATCGTCCGATGATAAATCACATTCACCTTTTTCGCCCCCATTCGAATTGCAGTACGTGCCGTATCCATCGCTACGTTTCCGGCACCAATCACTGCCACATCTTCTCCTTCTATCAAAGGCACGGCAGCACGATTAATTCCACCGCTATTATACAAGCTAACCATGCGAAGGAAATAAGAAGACTGCAGTACCCGATATAAATTAACTCCCGGAACAGTTAATGTTTTGGGTACAGACGTGCCTGATCCTATAAAGACCGCATCAAAGTCCCGCTCCAACATGGCATCTACTGTTATCTGATCTCCAACCCGACAATCATTAATAAAAGTCACACCCAGAGCTTCTATCTTTTTGACCTCACGGCGCACTATTTCTTTCGGCAAGCGATATTCCGGAATCCCGTACATTAAGACTCCTCCCGGTTCCTTTTGCCATTCAAACACCACCACATTAAATCCTTGGCGAGCCAAATCACCGGCAACAGTCAACCCTGCAGGTCCCGAACCGATTACAGCCACCTTGCCCCTATTCTTTGGTGCCAGCTTCTCCTTAATCAAAAGCATGTTGCTGTCAAAATCAGCAATAAACCGTTCCAACTTACCCACATTCACAGGATTTCCCTTCTTATTCAGGATACAATGCCCTTGACATTGTTTTTCATGTGGGCATACCCTACCGCATATTGCAGGCAAATTACTTTTCTCATTGATAATCTGCATTGCAGCGCCAATATTCCCCATGGACAACTGATTAATAAATCCGGGTATATTATGCCCTATAGGGCAGCCCGGCATACACAAAGGATTCTTACAGTTAAGACATCTTTTAGCTTCATTAATCGCTTCCTTTGTGGTATAACCGATATTTACCTCTTGAAACGGAGAGGCTTTTGTTTCATTTAATTCATTATACATACTCCATTTTGCTATGTTGAGATTGCAAATATACGATATTATGGCTTACGAAGGTGAATATTTGCGTTTTTTATGTTATAACGAAATGAAATATGTAATCAGAACAAAAAGATGAATAGTGCCGTAAGAACAAAATAGCTAGTTATTATTAGCGACAAAAAGTATAAAATTAATTATTTTTTCAATCTAAAGTTTAGCATCATTCTATCAACAATTTTAGTACGCTCCCCTTGGCATCAGATATCGCAACACGAGCTACAATTACTTTTTCATCATCAGGGAATAGCGTGACAAAATTATCACTCCAAAAGACCGGATTGGCCTCTTGACCTTGTTCATCAATCAAAGCCAAATGATTAAAAAGAGATAATTCCCTTGATTCATTTTTTAAATGAATAGTAAAGACATACTCCCCTTCTTCTTTAGTAATCTTAAGTGTTCTCTTTAGTGTCGATTTCTTTAAAGTAGTAAGCCGCGAGAAATCCGCATGTTGGGAATAGAACCAATACAGATTATCAGAGAGTAGATTATTATTCGAATCCCTCAGTTCCAATCTCACAAAATAATTATAAGAATATTTTCCGTTCTGTGGGATAGTCACCAATTCT contains these protein-coding regions:
- a CDS encoding TolC family protein, giving the protein MKKQIIFLMCTTALFSSCHIYKSYDRPDIKTSGLYRDTASVNDTLAVSDTANMGNLPWKEVFTDPKLQSLIEMGLNNNTNLLTATLKVREAEAMLTSAKLSFLPSFALAPEGTVASFDHSKATQTYTLPVVASWEIDLFGKLLNAERDQKAILLQTKAYQQAVRTKVIANIANTYYTLLMLDRQLDISTQTAENWKHSVEITRKLMTIGAVNESGIASTEANYYSVLASLPELRRQIRETENSLSLLLGQVPQTLDRGKLEEQILPTHLATGIPVQLLSNRPDVRQSEMALASAYYNTNKARSAFYPSLTLTGSLGWTNSAGAAIINPGKMIASAVGSLTQPLFAKGALIANLKVTKAQQEEALLSFQYSLLSAGSEVSNALVQYQSATERSGLEENQIKSLGRAVDYTQQLFSLGSSTYLEVLTAQKSLLSAELSKVSNDFSRMQAVVNLYYALGGGR
- a CDS encoding efflux RND transporter permease subunit; the encoded protein is MKLDKFINRPVLSTVISILIVILGILGLISLPITQYPDIAPPTIEVSTSYSGADAQTVLNSVIAPLEESINGVENMTYMTSTASNNGSASITVYFKQGTDPDMAAVNVQNRVSSATNLLPSEVVQVGVTTEKRQSSMLVIFGVHGTDNRYSEAFLQNYTEINILPLIKRIPGVGSAQAFGGSTYSMRIWLKPDVMKQYKLIPSDVTAALAEQNIEAAPGQFGESGNQSFQYAMRYKGRLKNVTEYENIIIKASANGEMLRLKDVARVQLDALSYSFKTSVNNTPGVVCAVYQTAGSNATAIIKEIQKTLKEAEKNFPPGVKSDEMMNTNDFLYASIEEVIKTLIEAFLLVFIVVYIFLQDFRSTLVPAIAVPVSLIGTFFFLYIFGFSINLLTLFALVLAIAIVVDDAIVVVEAVHAKLDQGYKSARIASIDAMNEISGAIVSITLVMAAVFIPVTFMGGTSGVFYTQFGITLAIAIFISALNALTLSPALCAILLKPHKNEEGKKLSVIDRFHQSFNAAYDVTLNKYKKGVQFFIKHKWLSIGTVVTSAALLAILMVKTPTGLVPNEDTGTFFITVSCPPGSSLEKTQATMGEVDKLLAANPLVEFRAQIMGYSFLAGQGSPYGTFVCRMKDWSEREGKGQDANSVIGLLYAQTATIKDAQILIFAPPMISGFSATNGFEFSVQDKTGGDVNKFFGVTQNFLAKLKERPEIAAAQSTFDPRFPQYMIDVDVAKCKKAGISPRDVLTTLQGYYGGLYASNINKYGKLYRVMIQADANYRTNPEGLKNIYLRNGNEMAPISEFMTLTKVYGPQNISRFNMFTSMGVNGSAANGYSSGDAIKAIQEVAAESLPTGYGYEFAALTRSEQSSSNSTAIVFALCILFVYFILSAQYESYILPLTVILSLPFGLAGTFIFANLMGIENNIYLQIALIMLIGLLAKNAILITEFALERRKTGMGITWSAVLAAAARLRPILMTSLAMIIGLLPLMFASGVGANGNSSLGTGAVGGMFVGMICQIFIVPILFVIFESIQEKIKPLHWEDGDQKAIRAELEQYTNLHKEDNKK
- a CDS encoding NAD(P)-dependent oxidoreductase, translating into MYNELNETKASPFQEVNIGYTTKEAINEAKRCLNCKNPLCMPGCPIGHNIPGFINQLSMGNIGAAMQIINEKSNLPAICGRVCPHEKQCQGHCILNKKGNPVNVGKLERFIADFDSNMLLIKEKLAPKNRGKVAVIGSGPAGLTVAGDLARQGFNVVVFEWQKEPGGVLMYGIPEYRLPKEIVRREVKKIEALGVTFINDCRVGDQITVDAMLERDFDAVFIGSGTSVPKTLTVPGVNLYRVLQSSYFLRMVSLYNSGGINRAAVPLIEGEDVAVIGAGNVAMDTARTAIRMGAKKVNVIYHRTIEEMPALQTEYNEAVEEGVNFLWETNTLEFVGENNTLKAIRVSDPDGEKLIPMNRVLIAVGSKPANRIVSTSLGIEVNENGYVITKELPYGMTTRKGVFAGGDVVHTPQTVVLAMKEAKTVAKGIAQYVDAVKLLSE
- the lpxA gene encoding acyl-ACP--UDP-N-acetylglucosamine O-acyltransferase — translated: MISPQAFIDPSAKIGKNVEIYPFAYIEKNVEIGDNCIIMPYVSIMSGTRLGEGNSVFQNTVLGATPQDFNYTGEETTLIIGHNNVIRENVVINRATHAKDKTVLGNNNTLFEGVHLSHDSHVADDCSFGYGVKVSGNCTIDSHAILGSQVVVQQGAHVASWTLVRGGCRFSKDIPPFIVVAGNPTHYYSVNELVLSQNGIPEHIQKHIANAYRLIYQGNTSIFDSLKRIHEQVPMSEEIEEIIRFVEVSEEGRGIIK
- a CDS encoding efflux RND transporter periplasmic adaptor subunit, translating into MKTKINRSLTIRVLQISVIALCISLASCGKKQQGGMAGDQEYAVRTLQATSVELQSSYPASIEGKQDIEIRPQVSGFITKLGVDEGSVVRKGQMLFVIDPVQYKAAVQQAQAAVNVAKAAVSTAKLTAKNKKDLYDQKIIGSYELQMAENALTTQEANLSQAQAQLITARQNLSFTNVTSPSNGVVGSIPYRVGSLVSPSIATPLTTVSNIDEMYVYFSVTERQLMGLTRKSGNTAEILKSFPPVQLKVADGSVYSEAGKIETVSGVIDQSTGSVSMRATFKNPTHLLKSGGSGSVIIPYKSDNIIMIPQSATTEVQDKKYVFVVGADNKVVNSLVEVADLDNGTEYLVTSGLKAGDRIVVEGVSTLQDGMQIKPITEAQSATKKEQAAQMGAGPRPKK